The sequence CTTTCACCGAGATTTCTACCGAGatctcagctgttggattctcggcaatttattttgccggcctcggcgaaaaaaaataagtgtgtagaagaaaaagaagaatttttctacaactaacttaatacaatagaaggttatggtgGTAAATGATTCGCTCTAAAAAATTTCTCTAATttttacacggaaaatgaaaattaagtccataaattttaaaatttccacaacTCTTGAATTTTGTCACATGTTTTTTTGACATGTCTCATTTTGCAAGTGCGTTTGACCCGTTTTTCCACCGAAATGATTGGTCAacctaaaagatattttaggtactagataaagattgtcgcttcggttccctttgttctgctgtccgaaacatgtgtggtacatacctgtcacatcgtatggattttccttctttgacatttagctccctatccccgccagcaaaagatgttgcggacagcgacgacagcgacaatctttatctagtaactaaaatatcttttgtcaaCCTATACAAAACACGTGTGCAAAGACTCTGGAAATGTTCGATATGTATACTTTTGATGTGAATGTGAtgtgggctacgaaatggtgagttgacatctgggaaggggcaacaaaccaattccaattctcacgcttccacgaaaagatattttagttacaagataaaaattatcgctgtccggaacatcttttgctggcgaggataggggatctaaatgtcaatgaaggaaaaatacctACATACGACAAATACAAAGCGGCAGATGAGAAAAAAAACAGAACAGGAGCCACATATTCATAGCGGATACACGTCGAAATAGACAGCGATATCAAGAACGTGTAAGGAGTCGACTGGGATTGAGGTTATGTAGACAGTTCTTGGCGTTCAGTCTTAATAGGACCATAAACGGATATCCTTTCTAAACCATAATATGCTCCTATTAAGACTGAAAGCCGAGAAGTGTCTATGTACATGATATCAAGAACTAACGGCAGCTGAGAAAAAACTTCACCGGCGTAAGAACCGGGGGGTACAACGAAAAAGTACTCTGGAGGCAGAGGTTTCCAGAGCTTTTCCAGAAACGATGCGCGAAAGTTCTACAAATCGATAGATAACATACGCAAGAAAAGGTATTTTCCCGGTACTACCGGTACTGGACTTCTGAGTACCGTAGTAAGTACCGATACTACAAAAAAGGGGTCGATATTGTCGATGCAGATAAAATCAAGAACATGTatgaactcaagacaaaattttcaaaacgacttatctgcttttgtaaacaaagattcaaacgacgatttgatgaatctgatagctctcccacgcaaaccaacaccatcaacaggtagcggaatccttcacctacctattgatggtgttggtttgcgtgggagagctatcagattcgtcaaatcgtcgtttgaatctttgtttaccaaagcagataagtcgttttgaaaattttgttttgaacttGTCTCAGCTACGTCGCTGGTCGCTGGTGACCCTTTCCAGTAAGTGCACTCCAGCATGCTCCAGCGACGCAGGCAAATTTAATGCGTCGCCGCAGCACCAAACTGGAAAGCGCTCGCTGGTTGAGCGATGCGACGGTTCAGCGACGTTCCAGCGATGACTCGCATAGACAATACTAGTGCCAAGCGATGATTTGTACGAAAAGCATCGCCTTTCAATAGGCAACTGCATAGCACTTAACAAAGACAGCACTTACCTCGCTTAccttcccaagcaaccagaagttcagattttacttaaatttactcttaaccgaactaattggttcactatggttcacatcaagttacaagcatccttaacgaaactttaaagttcacttaaagttccgttacatacaaaaaattacttaaaatgagagctgattaagccaaaatagcccttcttatccgaactactggttgcttgggttgaaaataaattacacgctaaaaatgaaccaCACGCGACTCATTTTTTAAAAAACGGGACTCTACTATTTGAGTTAAATATACTACCTACTTAAAAAATATGATTGCACCTAAACTAGGAATCTGTTTGCTGTAAAATGCACTCAGACAAAAATAGATATAATTGTTTCCCATCTGTCGCATAAAAATATGATGGAAGATCATGCTTTACTTTTACGAAATCAACATTTTAATGATGTAGGTATGTATTATCTCTTACTAAATTATTTTATCTTACATCATTCTTCTCTTAGATTAAGCCCACCTGACTATTATTTAATTTTGGTGTATATTTTTGGACCAATATAGTAAACTATATAGTTTAGCAGAGTCgtcaaaaaaaaactgtcaaacgggacgagacctgcaaagacgctgcataaggatttttataccgggaacagaACACACGTTTAGAACTGATTATGATAAGCTACACGGATGATTAGAAATACTCGTTAAAGTGAAAAAgtctttcatacaaaaagctgctggctgCACCTGACAATTcatgacagcagttgactggcagtaGCTGAAgctacattttttcctctttgcaagtcccgtcctaGGCTTGATGGTGTGATGTTGATACTCTTTCGCTTTAGGTTCCACTATGTCTCCAACTTTCCGCTAGCTAACTTTTCGATGTCTCCCCAGAATACCCAATTTAAAATGTCTCCCACATTTCCTGGTTTGAGCAATTTGAAGAAATCTTCAGTTTTAGCTATTCTGCACCCAcacggggcaaaatggcctcactaaTAAGATTACTCTTGTGTAGGACTTTTATGTACAAATATCACcattataattaattattagttattcattattgggctgcaatgaaaaaaaatagcgCAATCCTCTCGTTGTTACTTAAATTCAACGATTTGCGTATTATTCACCTGTAAGATTGTCGTTCAATCCATTAAAGACAAAACaaacataattattttacatgcaatcgagtcattttacaccaccattATTCGGGCGTTTTGTCCCAGGCCTTATTTTGAATGCGTTAGGCCAGAAGttattttaaatgcgttagaaagtcataaaaaccctgttgctttgaataggagatcattgtatACCTACTAGAAGCtgctttttgtaaatttttcatcTACACTTTGAAATAATTCGATACTCTTGTAAAAATATTGATGCTAAGAGGTCTtacaacattttttgaaagatcGTAAAGCCACTAAGGTTTCAGGCACGTTCGGAAAATAAGCCGCGTCCTATTAGGCAAGTATATTTCTAGTATGAATTAAACTGTGGACACATCTCTTTTGGCatgttgtaaaaaaaatgaaattattataatTCACTCATTGTTTTAACAGTTCAGGTAAAATAGTTTGTACTGTGTTTCATAAAACACACATAAAACATTAATCCACCGTCAATTGACGAAAACTTCCAACGGCTCCACTTTCCATCTCAGCATTCGAATTCTCCTGCCAGTACTTTGAGTCCTTGGTGAGCTCGATCTCCATCTCATCGACCAACTGCATACGACTTCGCATTTTCTTGCAGCGTTCCTTAAATGCAGCAATCATCTCCAGTCGAGGGATTTTTCCAccgaattccttcggcagtAGGTTTTTGTCCAGCTTCGTATAGCACTCGTCCCAGTTTTTATGACACTTTTGtaagaaatgttaaataagttatgaaatttaattttctttgtgCAAATCGAATAAAACTTACAAAAACGCGTTCGCGAAGCTTTTCGCTGAGTAGAGCAAGCGCAAAGTTAGCGATAGTATGAGTAGCAGCAGGAGTATTCACAAAGTGAAATTCCTGAATTCTCAGCGGGAAGGCTTTATTCAAGAAGGACACCAGCACACGGATTTCACTGAGAGTGACCAAGCTCAGCTGGGACAAGGTCATTCCGGAGAGATCGTAAACTAGTACCAGACCGGCACACTGGACTTCGTTGGTGTCGAAGAAGGATTCGTTGACCAACATGTGAATACGGAGCACGTCCGCTGCGGTGAACTTTGTAGGGTCCAGCTGGGCAGTGTCATTGCAGATCAGCGCACGTCCCTGAGCATCTCGTTCCGGTAATGGAAACAGGTACCCCGTATCAACTAGTGTCGCAAGTTGTGGTTCCTCAATGTCCAACCTTGTGAACCACTGCGGGTACATCATGCGAGCCACCAGGTATCGTTCCAGAGTTTCGGTAGCTGTGTTGATGGAGTACTTCTTGCCACGGAGGAACCGCAACAGAAATGGTGCATCTGTGCGGCATTTTTTGATATGCGGATGCTTTGCAATCCAGTCACGAAACTGCTCCAGGCCCTGTTTGCGCATGGTGTCATCTTCACGCAGCTGATCGAATGCAATCTTTTTGTAGAAGTCGTTCAACTCAGCAACGCGATCGTCGTACTTCTCCGGAATCTTTTCCACGCTTGGGGTCGCAAACAGAAAGCTATCATCGGTGCACATTTTTTTAACTTTGGATTCGATTAGGAACAACACTGGTTTATGATGTCTTATCACAGGTGCAGACTGTTTGAGGTGAGGGTTGACGGCCGACTGACTACTGCACGGTCTTCGAATTAACTATTTATTAATAAGAAGCCGCGGGCATTTCTTTTTGTCTGATGTACTTTATGTTTCATGGTTTTTCGGTTGATATGATGAGTGCATGAGCAGTTTGTCAGACCCAGACGGCAATGTCCAGCTGCATTTTGGTTTTTCATGTGTGGAGAAGCCGAAGGAAGAGTAGAAGTTAGGGTTTAACGAGATAAAAAAGTACGAAGTGTGCTTGATGACGACTGAGAGGTTTATGACACCTTGTTTGAGTCGTTTTGACGAGGAAAAAATGCAATTAGAATGGAGACGTAATGGTAAAGTGGATGGAGTACCGTGTAATGGTTCTAGATGTACTATCCTTATGATTCTCGAGACCATGCGTCACAATGCCTAAAAAGTaattgaaacaataaaaatgacaagCGTTCTGTAATCATCAAGGATTGATGTATGTAAGTTGCGACTTGTTTCTCAATTTGTCCTATGACAGTTCCTAATAGGTTGTGttaataaataatttgattaaacgtgaagaaatttcaaaaattcagtTCAAAGTATGATATAGTTCGAGGCCGTTTACGCAGATAGATGTAATCAGTTTTAAATCAACCTAAAACTTATAAAATGTTAGATCttcatttatatttttgtattttttcttaaaataactCATTTTTTTCTTGTAACGAACTTGAATATTGAatataaattaattcaaaacgAATTACGGATGAAATGGTTGACAGCTATCACTACTGATTGATTATTGATTAGTTccagtacagatttatcatCTAATTAtagttcaaagaatttcgattATTGCACAAGTGATTTTGATGATGATATTAGATAGATCAGCCTCTACTGTTTATGAACTTTTCTAAATCGTGCTTCCATACAACTTACAAAATGCTCTGtttaaatttaataattcaaactattgaaattaaaccaaaaGACTTCAAGAACTTCGAgagtgtgtgtgtacaaactaacccccactgtctggcagtgatgttatggaagaaagctgtcggTTTATATAGTTAAggcagatttaatccgggagctAGAAAGTGCTAGCTCTGCTGCAGCTCCAgtaacccatttcagactgcctggtatttcatgaccaaTCCGAGGTTacttttgcttacaataagccccgcctgtttatgctaccattatcaattggataatggatccataagcaAACTTCTGGATTTTTatatccagcgcgtatttagttttagtCAATAgaaacataataaaatacattttgaaacaatctcaccaaattagtCCATATCCAGAGGCAAGACACTTCACGATTAAGGATTGGCCAAGTGCCGATGCCTAAACAACGCGGCTGCCGGAATTATGAACGCCTGTACATATCTATAAGCGACGAGCTGTCCATCAATTCCGCTGCCAAGGCATAGGTACAAACAGATACCAACTTCCTCGTAGCAGTTTGCAACGCTATGTGAAGAGCGTTAAAGGAGAATTTGACGAGAATTCGGACGTTGAGGATGGCGTTTTGTTGCAATTCGATCGCAAGCGCAGCCTAGAACTCCATCCAATATGGTATTTGTTTGCCTTTGTCGTACTCGAACAACAAAGCTGCTTCGAAGAGCTACCATTTCACtctaaaaaacaaactttttataaaaggccCATCGTGTTATATCTTctgcatcttcttcttattggcattacatccctacactggaacagagccgcctcgcagcttagtgttcattaagcacttccacagttattgactgcgagatttctaagccaagttaccattttttgcattcgtatatcatgaggctaacacgatgatacgtttacgcccagggaagtcgagacaaattccaatccgaaaattgtctagacctgcaccgagaatcgaacccagccacactcaccatggtcttgctttgtagccgtgcatcttaccgcacggctaaggaggggcccgtattatataccaatcgatttagctcaacgaactgagcaaatgccTGTCTgtacgtgtgtatgtgtgtgataagtgagaagtaagaagtgggaacTAAGAAGTAAGTAGCgagaaatgtgaagtgagaatcgaaaagtgagaaatgagaagtgaaagtgagcgaaaattgagaagtgagaaataaaaagtgtgaaatgaaaagagaggagtgagaagtgagaaatgagaaatgagaagtatgaagagagaagaaagaaatgagAGCTAAGAAGTATGTAGAGAAGTGtggagtgataagtgagaagtgaaaagtgagaattgaaaagcgagaagtgaaaaattagaaatgaaaTGTGAGAAGGGAGCGAAGAGGAAGtcataagtgagaaataagaagtgagaaagagcaagaaggaaaaaatgagaagtaagaaaggtTAACTTAGAAGTAAGtagcgagaagtgtgaagtgacaagtgagaagcgTAAAGTGAGAATCGGAAAGTGGAATGTGAgtatgagaagtgaaatgtgagaagtgagcgataaggaagtgagaagtgagatgtcagaaattagaagtgagaagagaggagtaagaaatgagaaatgagaactaAGAAATAAGTAGAAAGAAGTGTGAAATGacaagtgagaagcgaaaagtgagaatcaaaaagtgaaaaatgggaAATGAAATATGAGGAGTAAGCGaggaggaagtgagaagtgaggaatgcaaagagagaagttagaagtgaaaaatgcgaaatgaaaagtaagaagtgagaacttAGAAGTAATtagcgagaagtgtgaagtgataagttagaagcgaaaagtgaaaagtgacaaatgagaattGAATGTAAGAAGTGAGCGAgtagaaagtgaaaagtgagcacCGAGAAAAGAGAAAGCaaagaagagaaaagaaaagaagataAGAGAAAAGAAGGTGAGAGAAAAGAAGAgaagagaaatgagaaataagaagtgaaaagtaaaaagtgagaactaAGCTAAGTAAGTAGcaagaagtgtgaaatgaaaaatgagaagcgaaaagtgggaatcaaaaagtgagaagtgaaaaatgagaagagaaatatgaagaaagcgagaaacaagaagttagaagtgagaagtaaaatgtgagaagtgagaagttataaTCGAGAAGGAAGAAAGGCGGATGTTAGAATTGCATCTTTTGGAAGTATAACATACATCACTAGATAGATTAGatgttctgggtcatccaaagtATCCTTGAGGTGCAAATCGACAGTGCGCCACACAGCAGTGTGGTTTTCACTACTCAAACTTTTGATACGTATTACTTTTCTAACTGAAGAGTAGATTAACGTGTAAATTTGTCAAAGTATCAAAACAAATGCTTACTCGTCCAATTGTATAGAAATAAGCAAAagcacaatccaaaacatcattcttgcatttttttacattccaaAAAGCACTTTCTTGCAGTTgagacgtcatccatatatggggaaactggtgggaacatattttggtgggacaatatttaTCGAACGGGAGTCGAACACGGCGCAAAATTTGCAATATTCAACTATATCCATTGCATGTCCTGGAAatcaaccctagcagcacacatgtttttcattggtttctgcaactgatatgtgaccagattcagtcacaatcaaattgctgtaaccatttttgtctgacttgtgctgcccGGGAAcagacatcgtaagatagttttggatATGCTGGCTCGTCAAAACTATACTTTTCTTTGGGACTACAAATCTACAGCTGCTAAGAACTAGTTTCTCAAAGTTGTTATATGTATGTGAATATATATTGGAGCTTTGAGTGACGAaaaacccaagtaaccattagcactatatttcgcCTTTTTGGCAAAGGAAGCTATTATAGAGCCAGTATAAAGCATGTGTCCACTGTGACAGTGTTATATTTGCACGTACCGCCTTTTTAAAAGCTTGCTGTTACCTAGGAAATCTACTGCTGTAAGTTCTGTAGATCGTAAGTTCTGGACTCAAGGCCGGTTTAGATGGCCCAGAATATCCCAAAATCATCTTaccatgtctcttgatcttcacgaatatgttatggatatgtTTGAATACATATCAAAGCTATAAGTGACGAAAAAATCTAGCATGGttactgtagatcgcaagttctgggcTCAAGGATTGTTTGGATGATCTAGCACatcccaaaaaaatatgtttcaacatGTTTGGGCCAAAAATCAACACATACAAGTagctgcatttttttttcgtttttgtaaaACAGTATAGTCACTTCAAAGAAAAGTTAGCTAAGATctctagctttccattggtgATCATATCGCTGCATAATATTGATTTGAAGAAAAAGTTCTGAGCGAAATACACAGCAAGGCCTACAACCGGATACATTCCCCTGTTATTtgtattgtttttatttaaaagacCTGCAGACGAAAAGACCACATTATTTATTCGCTCCatcgatttttaaatttatttaaggttaACTTTCTCGAGGAACCCATTTTTGTTGACGCATCCAACAATTAAAAAAACTTAAACAAATAATCGAGAATGAGATGTTTTTCTGGTTTTTCATTTTCTCTTTTTGGTTTTTTAAAGTAAGAGGCTTCATAACATATGTGTtgtttgggaaagttgaccttgaaTAAGTCAAATAAtagactgagacaataaaacgagatgaaatttttgacggaaaaaataaattgtagAAACCATTTTCAATTTGGTTCTATTGATCACTCAGAGCATGTTCCATTTTAAAAAAGAGTTTTGAGTCCTTTAATTACGCGTGGGGACttaaagctttttaaaaaatcgttCGAGATCTTTGGTTGCGCGTGTTTACTTGCGGTCTGTGTAGGATGTAAGATGACCAGGGACGATATATTGAATTTGGTTCTACCGCTCAGGTTTGGGTGTAGATATTTTTACCCATACAAATAGTTTCCTTTTTATCCTGCATAtgtttttgttgtaaaaaagcTAATATTATAGTTGAATGTTTAATTTTAATAACGCTAAGGAtgatagggccctccttagccgtgtggtaagacgtaagacgggttcgattcccggtgccggtctaggaaattttcggattggaaattgtctcgacttccctgggcataaaagtatcatcatgttagcctcatgatatacgaatgcaaaaatggtaacttggcttagaaacctcgcagttaataactgtggaagtgctcaatgaacactaagctgcgaggcggcttggAACAGAGCagagtgtggggatgtaatgccaataagaagaagaagaaggatgataGTAAGCGTATGTGAGCGATGAGTAGTGGTAAGGTTTATTTCGAATATTTATCATTGTAATCCTTTCGCCTTTTATGGGTCGCCCGAATCTAATTGTAAAACACTGCAACAGATCATAAAAATCTCATGCGGCAATTTGTTAAATAGCACTATTAAAGTGTAGCTCAAACTCAGTCTGCATAAGTCATTCCAAATACCACGTGCAAAATAGTGCCATTCAACTCCTAGTAGTTAGTATTCTGACCCAACTCGTACCTGCCAGTATGCCCGTCCCCTCCCTGGACAAAGCCCCGAAATCGTACGATGATCGTCTGGTTGAACTGGACGAGCAGCTCCAACAGCACGCGCAAATCTATCTTCGAGAGGAGCCGGAGCTCCGGCAGCAGATGCTGGCGCAGCTTCGGGATTGGATTGCAAAGCATCCTCACATCAGGAAAGTTCGCACTGATGCCATTTTTCTACTGAAGTTTCTCCGAGCGAAAAAGTACAATTTCATTAACGCTTCCCAATTATTGGAACGCTATCTGGCGATCAAAGTGCTGCATTCAGATTGGTTCGGGAAGTTGGACGTCGACGATCCGGAGTTAAGCGCATTGGTGGACACCGGGTACTTGTTCCCACTACCGGAACGAGACGGCAAAGGTCGCACATTGTTGTTCAGCGTGGCTTCTGGGATTGATCCAACCCGATTCACCGCACGACATGCCAGTCGGCTGCACATGATGACGGCGGAGCTGTGTGCGGAATCGAACGAGTTTCTCTGCGGGGGATTTATTCTGGTGTATGACTTTTCCAACATCACAATGGCCCATCTCAATGTGGTGTCCTTCAGCGATATCCGATTGCTTTCCAAAGCGGCCAACAATTCGCTTGCCGTGAGAGCTCAGGAGGTTCATTTTGTTAACACACCGAGTGCGGGTTTGGCGATTGCAAATTTCGCCCTTCAATTGGCGAATGAGAAACTTCGGAGTAGAATTTTCGTAAGTTTATGATTAGTGTCGGAATGGTTGAACTTGTAATCACTTGTACTTTAATTTATTTCAGTGCCATAAAAACTGGGAAGAGTTATACAAACAAGTTGATAAGAATCTTTTACCCAAAGAATACGGAGGGAAAGTACCACAGGCAGAGTTGATCGAGTCCTTTAAGAAACGTTGCAAAGAAATGCAACCGTTGTTGATGGCATACGACGAGATGGACATGGATATTGCCAAGGATTCTGAATACAGAAACGATGGGTCTAGTGATGAGCTGGAATCTGGAGCTATTGGAACGTTCCGAAAATTGCAGGTTGATTAGAATGGATTAATAAATTATTAGAACAAATTAGATCAATTAAACAAGTTTCAATGGATTTACAGATATCATTAAGTAATATTCGTGGAGTACGAATATTTTAATTCTAATCTAGCTacccaacatttaaaaaaaaaaggttatCTCGAGTTCTGTTCTGCTTATTTCTTAGGTTGATAACATTGATCATGATAACATGATAAGATGAAGGAATTGTAGCACTGTAACTTGAATAATTATTCATAGAATAGTTTGTCTCAGCAGCCGAGTTCAATAACAATAAATGTTCATGACAACGCGCAACACGACGCAAAATTAACgtatttttatagaaaaatgttaaaaattctGTGAGAACCATCATACTTTTATCAGGCATCATTCTTGGAGAGGGTTCAATCTCCccaatattttaaatttaagtTTTTGACATCGCTTCAAAATATTGAGTGTGTATTTAAATTTAAGATTGAATTGAATATGTTTAGGAGAGTCTATGTGAAAACCGCATCAATTTGCTTATTTCTGGTCACATAGGAAATAAGATAAAGTATTAAGTTCAGTTTCCTTTTCCTCTACAGTTTCCTTACTGAACATTAAATGCTTCAATAATTGAGGGGGTTaaaagcagaggggtgtaagtgaatTTTGGTCAACATTGAGTTgcctacagaaaaaaaaatgctttgattCTCGAGCTTTGCGGCTATATATGTATTGATATAGTGTGTACGATGTTTACAAAAAGAGTGAAAATTCatagaaaattattatttttttgaacttccatacaatttaatatttaaatgatatttctaaacaaacttttgatGTTGTTGCCAGttcttttgtttttaaattaatcaagtccatatcatgttgtGCTATCCAGTGCATGGCCCGGGAATCCAACAATGGAAGACTCCCggtagaaaaaaattaagtaccAAATAATATTTGagaaattcgttaaaaaaatttCGAACAAAAATTACCGAAAATTTTTTGCGGAGTGAATCCTGGGatgaatttttttctttatttatgagGTTTATAGGGCTGAAATATGGTTCACCTCAGCCTGGAATGTAAACGAGCCTTTACGTAAAActttcataatgttttaaagAATCAGAGGCGACCCATGCATTTATTTCATTAGGTATGAATCCTGCATAGAAGCAAGGAGTTTCATGTATTCTCCCTAAGATAATGTTGTAATTTTAATCAGTGAAACTCTGGGAATTGATGTGAAAAACGATAGAAGcaaattgtttcctattgaaaataatgcAGATCAATCATCGCGTTCGAAAGTTCTAACTACTGGAACTTGTTTAAAAACCGTCAACAAAATACGTAAGGATATATGGGGCGGGGGAGTTtaaggagttttttttaaactttatttaagtgattttttatctttaagaataagttcatcacggtgTCTTAGGAGTGTCATCTTGTCgttttgtcattttcttacttAAACAAAAGAAATGAATGTGTATGGACGAAGTACTATTATGGGAAGAACACTGGAACATGTgaatgtgtacaaaaaaaaactcaagcaaATTTAATGTAATTATCCTGAATCGATTTAATAGCAACAAATAATATTCGGCAGGGATCAATAagacaatttcttcaaattaaaaatgatccTGATCGGTATTCGCATTCCAAAGTTATGTATAAAAGACTAATTTCTTCACCTTATGGGTCCAGACCACTAATAGTTGTAGAAGAGAACAGTGCAACATGCACCACTTAAACTTTTTTGATGTTTTTACTAGAGCTGTGCACCGATTAAGACATTGTCGGTAGCGGGGTAGATCggcgtgaactgattttatccaaaacattttttaatgagCATTTTGGAATTATTATTTTGTTAACAAATGTCTAAATCCGTTTAGAGTAACGTTGCTTATAGTAGTTAAATGAATAAtttaacggaaattcatccaagaaatcctccaaaaattctcttgcgcaattcttcaagaaattctctCGGAAATAAGACCAGGAGCTCCATGGAAATATCCACTCCCACATTCCTTCAAGTTATTCTGTCAGGAGTCCGCCAGatgttcttttaggaattttccTTCAAACTGATTTGCTTGCTTCgtaaaatccttcagaaaatcttccaaaatttcttacAGAAAGTCGTTAAGAACTTTCGAAAATTGCTACGAATGGTTCTTCCATAAATTAACTCAGCCTCCGATCGTTTCTCCGAAGattctctcaggaattccttcggaggttctACCAAGAATCACTCAGAAGGTTCACCcaaaaattcatctgaattgtCCGTCAAAAATCGCCCAGGAGTTCCTCAAAA comes from Armigeres subalbatus isolate Guangzhou_Male chromosome 2, GZ_Asu_2, whole genome shotgun sequence and encodes:
- the LOC134214263 gene encoding clavesin-1-like codes for the protein MPVPSLDKAPKSYDDRLVELDEQLQQHAQIYLREEPELRQQMLAQLRDWIAKHPHIRKVRTDAIFLLKFLRAKKYNFINASQLLERYLAIKVLHSDWFGKLDVDDPELSALVDTGYLFPLPERDGKGRTLLFSVASGIDPTRFTARHASRLHMMTAELCAESNEFLCGGFILVYDFSNITMAHLNVVSFSDIRLLSKAANNSLAVRAQEVHFVNTPSAGLAIANFALQLANEKLRSRIFCHKNWEELYKQVDKNLLPKEYGGKVPQAELIESFKKRCKEMQPLLMAYDEMDMDIAKDSEYRNDGSSDELESGAIGTFRKLQVD
- the LOC134214262 gene encoding clavesin-2-like; translated protein: MCTDDSFLFATPSVEKIPEKYDDRVAELNDFYKKIAFDQLREDDTMRKQGLEQFRDWIAKHPHIKKCRTDAPFLLRFLRGKKYSINTATETLERYLVARMMYPQWFTRLDIEEPQLATLVDTGYLFPLPERDAQGRALICNDTAQLDPTKFTAADVLRIHMLVNESFFDTNEVQCAGLVLVYDLSGMTLSQLSLVTLSEIRVLVSFLNKAFPLRIQEFHFVNTPAATHTIANFALALLSEKLRERVFCHKNWDECYTKLDKNLLPKEFGGKIPRLEMIAAFKERCKKMRSRMQLVDEMEIELTKDSKYWQENSNAEMESGAVGSFRQLTVD